One Trichormus variabilis 0441 genomic window, CGCCCGTGTACCTTTTGCAGATGTCGGTTTACTCAAAATCCCCGATAATCTACCAGATGAACAAGTATTATTTTTAACTGACATTTTTCCTACCGGCTATATGGCAGCGGAAAACTGCAACATCAAACCAGGCGATATTGTGGCTGTGTGGGGTTGTGGCCCCGTCGGGCAATTTGCTATCAAGAGTGCATATATGTTGGGTGCGGAAAGAGTTATCGCCTTTGACCGCATCCCTGAACGCCTACAAATGGCTAAAGAACAATGTAATGCGGAAGTCCTCAATTACGAAGAGGTAAACATTGGGGAAGCACTGAAAGAAATGACTGGTGGACGCGGCCCTGATGCTTGTATAGATGCGGTGGGAATGGAAGCCCACGGTACAGATTTGATGGCTTTCTACGACCAAGTAAAGCAAGCTGTAAGGCTAGAAACAGACAGACCAACAGCATTACGACAAGTCATTGTGTCTGCGGCTAAAGGCGGTCATGTTTCCCTGGCTGGTGTATATGGCGGCTTTCTAGACAAAATCCCGATGGGTTCAGCAATGAATAAGGGCTTAACTTTCAAGATGGGACAAACTCATGTGCATAAATACTTGAGGCCTTTACTAGAACGCATTCAAAACGGTGAAATTGACACCTCATTTGTCATCACCCACACCCTCCCCCTAGAACAAGCACCCCACGGTTACGAAATTTTTAAGCACAAAAAAGATAACTGCATCAAAGTTGTACTCAAACCCTCAGGTAATTAAATATGAGCGATACCAGCGTCAAAAAAATCGACTCTCACCATTCCCCCAAAGGTAAACTCGGTCAGAAATATTTAGCATCTGGTAAATCCGTTTCTATGCGTCTTTGGGAAGATGAACAACCAGGGGAAGATAAACAACCAACCAGGCGCGAATACGAAACTGTAGGTTATGTAATTAATGGTCGCGCCGAGCTGCGTATTGAAGGACAAATGATCCTACTAGAACCAGGAAGTTCTTGGACCGTACCGAAAGGCACAAGCCACACCTACAAAATTTTAGAACCATTTACTGCCGTGGAAGCAACTAGCCCACCCGCACAAGTTCACGGCCGGGATGAGTAGAAGACGCGATGAATCGCGTCTCTACAGATGGTTTATTTATCGATGAATTCAAAATTCAAATACCCTACGGGTTCGCGTAGCGTTCTCGTACCCCTATGGGGAAGCAAGCTACGCGCAGCGTCTCCAACAGGAGAAGGAGAAGAGTAGGCTACGCCAACAAAATTCAAAATAAATGTTTGAAACCCTTACACCCCTCCCTTACACCCTTACACCCGGTCTCAACAGAAAATTTGGGTGCGTAAGTCCTAATGGTATATCTGAGTATCAACGAAATCTAAATATTGAGGCGACCTGTAGTTAACAATTGATACCCTCCGACAAAGCAAGCCATTGACAGGCAAAATTGCCAAAGACTTGTGGGGTTGAGAATAGCGCGGCTACTGAAAAAGATCAGGAATATTCCTACCCAACCTAAAGCTTTATCCTGACGGGGTAGAACAAATAACATGAGGATTCCAGAAGTGAGAAAAAGTATGGAAGCATCAGCCGCTATACCTCGCCACCAATAGGGATACACGTTAGTGGAAAAGTAAATATTTTGACCAAGAAAGTAGACCCCAGCTAGTAGTAGTGCTAAACCAATCAGTTTGAATAAAAATCTCATGATCAAAATGGGGATGAAGTTCTCAGATTATGTTGCCCAAATCGATTATAGGGTTTTAGTCTTGGGTAATAGACAAAGTTAGAGTTAGCCAAATGATGGGCATACTAAGGGCTAAATATCCTACACAGTTTAGCCCTGTAAGATGAGGTCGTTGTCCATGAGTGCAACCGTAGATACAACTGTTTTACTGTCTGGATATCAGTTGATTGAGCAGCTTTATCACGGTTCTAAAACTCTTGTTTATCGTGGAATACGGCGAAAAGAAAGTGTAGCGCAACCTGTGGTGATTAAGCTGTTGCAACGCGATTATCCTAGCTTTAGTGAACTATTACAGTTTCGCAATCAATACACCATCGCCAAAAATTTAAATATTCCTGGTGTTGTTCGCCCTACTTCTCTAGAACCCTATGGCAACAGCTACGCTTTGGTCATGGAAGATTTTGGTGGGGTATCATTGGGAACATATAGTCAAACCCACTCTTTGTCTTTGGTGGATGTATTAGCGATCGCGCTGCAACTAGCCGATATTCTCCATGAGCTTTATCAGCATCGGGTAATTCATAAGGACATTAAACCCGCTAATATCCTAATTCATCCAGAATCGCAACAAGTCAAACTCATTGATTTTAGTATCGCTTCCCTATTACCGAAAGAAAACGAAGAAATCAAGCACCCCAATGTCTTAGAAGGCACATTAGCTTATATTGCACCAGAGCAAACCGGGCGGATGAATCGGGGCGTTGACTACCGTACAGACTTTTATAGTCTAGGTGTGACGTTGTTTGAATTGTTAACAGGACAGTTACCTTTTGCTGGTAACGATCCTTTAGAACTGGTGCATTGTCACATTGCCAAACCTGCACCCAGGATAGATGAAATTAACTCAGAAATACCAGAAGCGATCGCGCAAATTGTCGCTAAGTTAATGAGCAAAAATGCCGAAGACCGCTACCAAAGTGCTTTAGGCTTAAAGCATGATTTGGCAATTTGTTTAGAACAGTTAAACCAAACAGGCCAGATTGAACAGTTTATCATTGGGCAACGGGATATTTGCGATCGCTTCACCATCCCGGAAAAACTCTATGGACGAGAAACAGAAGTTCAGACACTCTTAGATGCTTTTGCGCGAGTCAGCAACGGTACCTCAGAATTACTGCTAGTAGCTGGTTTCTCTGGGATTGGGAAGACGGCGGTGGTGAATGAAGTTCATAAACCAATCGTCCGGCAACGGGGCTATTTTATTAAAGGTAAATTTGACCAGTATAATCGTAATATCCCCTTCTCTGCTTTTGTCCAAGCCTTTCGAGATTTAATGGGACAGCTGCTTTCAGAATCGGATATCCAACTAAAAGCATGGAAAGCCAGTATTCTTGAGGCTTTGGGAGATCATGCCCATGTAATTATTGATGTCATCCCGGAATTGGAATGTATTCTTGGTATACAACCACCTGTAGCAGAACTATCGGGTACGGCGGCGCAGAATCGGTTTAATTTGTTGTTCCAGAAATTTACTCAAGTTTTTACAACAAAAGAACATCCCTTGGTGATGTTTTTGGATGACTTGCAATGGGCGGATTCTGCATCTTTAAAATTGATGCAGTTGTTGATGAGTGAGAGGGAACAGGGGTATTTGCTGCTAATTGGGGCTTATCGGGATAACGAAGTATTTCCTGGCCATCCGTTAATGCTGACTTTAAATGAAGTCAGCAAAGTAGGAGCTACAATCAACAGAATTACCTTAGCATCTTTGAGTAGAACCAGCCTGAATCAGTTAGTTGCAGATATGCTCAAATGTGCTGAGGTATTGGCGCAACCTCTAGCAGGATTAGTCTATCAAAAAACCCAGGGGAATCCCTTTTTTGCCACGCAATTTCTTAAAACTCTGCATCAAGAGCAATTCATCACCTTTAATATCCAAGCGGGACATTGGCAATGTGATATTACTCAGATACGCAAGGCGG contains:
- a CDS encoding zinc-dependent alcohol dehydrogenase; amino-acid sequence: MKAVCWHGTNDVRVETVPDPKILNPRDAIIKITSTAICGSDLHIYNGYIPTMQSGDILGHEFMGEVVELGSAVKNVKVGDRVVVPFTISCGSCFFCQRDLWSLCDNSNPNAWMVELQMGHSPAGLFGYSHLFGGYAGGQAEYARVPFADVGLLKIPDNLPDEQVLFLTDIFPTGYMAAENCNIKPGDIVAVWGCGPVGQFAIKSAYMLGAERVIAFDRIPERLQMAKEQCNAEVLNYEEVNIGEALKEMTGGRGPDACIDAVGMEAHGTDLMAFYDQVKQAVRLETDRPTALRQVIVSAAKGGHVSLAGVYGGFLDKIPMGSAMNKGLTFKMGQTHVHKYLRPLLERIQNGEIDTSFVITHTLPLEQAPHGYEIFKHKKDNCIKVVLKPSGN
- a CDS encoding cupin domain-containing protein, translated to MSDTSVKKIDSHHSPKGKLGQKYLASGKSVSMRLWEDEQPGEDKQPTRREYETVGYVINGRAELRIEGQMILLEPGSSWTVPKGTSHTYKILEPFTAVEATSPPAQVHGRDE